One segment of Fervidobacterium gondwanense DSM 13020 DNA contains the following:
- a CDS encoding glucose-6-phosphate isomerase, with protein MLKFDLTYTLSENVAGGLDYTEIDSYSGKVEEFLKKLDENKPGFVNAVLTRKWIDSVNELSDFIFTFDSLVVLGIGGSALGNIALQNALRPFNWNSMNVEERNGFLRIFVVDNVDPDNLAAVLDCINPKTTLFNIISKSGTTAEPMANYLIVRGILDAYGLDPKEHIIFTTDPEKGVLRRLGRSEGIRMLDIPPDVGGRFSVLTPVGLLSAKAAGLDIEELIIGAKDAYEKTIKSPLWENPAALLAVTHYLHYKKGRNISVMMAYSNRLYYLADWYRQLWAESLGKMYDNDGNKVNVGQTPVKALGAVDQHSQVQLYNEGPDDKIITFLRTEQFEREITIPKLHENEPELAYLGGKKLSTLLNSEQTGTQLALAKHGRPSITVNFPKIDEYHLGQFIMYYELATAIAGHLLNINPYDQPGVELGKKITYALMGRGGFEEYNYQDSAQRKVEVE; from the coding sequence GTGTTAAAGTTCGATTTGACTTACACCCTCTCTGAGAATGTTGCAGGAGGGCTTGATTACACAGAAATAGATTCTTACTCCGGAAAAGTGGAAGAATTCTTGAAAAAGCTTGACGAAAACAAACCAGGCTTCGTTAATGCCGTTCTTACAAGAAAATGGATAGACTCGGTAAACGAACTGAGCGATTTTATCTTCACATTCGACAGTCTCGTAGTGCTTGGTATTGGCGGTTCAGCACTTGGAAATATCGCCCTTCAAAACGCACTAAGACCGTTCAACTGGAATTCTATGAATGTTGAAGAAAGAAACGGATTTTTGAGGATTTTCGTCGTTGACAACGTGGATCCAGATAATCTCGCCGCTGTGCTTGATTGTATAAACCCGAAGACAACGCTATTCAATATAATCTCTAAGTCTGGTACAACGGCAGAGCCAATGGCAAACTACCTCATTGTTCGCGGAATACTCGATGCGTACGGATTAGACCCGAAGGAACATATAATCTTCACAACAGACCCGGAAAAAGGTGTACTGAGAAGACTCGGAAGAAGCGAAGGCATACGCATGCTTGATATACCACCAGATGTTGGCGGAAGGTTCAGCGTCCTTACTCCAGTTGGATTGCTTTCTGCCAAAGCAGCAGGTTTGGATATTGAAGAACTCATAATCGGCGCAAAGGACGCTTACGAAAAAACCATAAAATCGCCGCTTTGGGAAAATCCTGCAGCGTTGCTTGCAGTAACACATTACTTGCATTACAAAAAAGGCAGAAATATCTCTGTTATGATGGCATATTCGAACAGATTGTATTACCTCGCTGACTGGTACAGACAGCTTTGGGCAGAGAGCCTCGGAAAGATGTACGACAACGATGGAAATAAAGTGAACGTTGGTCAGACACCGGTTAAAGCACTCGGTGCGGTAGACCAGCACTCACAAGTACAGCTCTACAACGAAGGTCCAGATGACAAGATAATCACATTCTTGAGAACTGAGCAGTTCGAAAGAGAAATAACAATTCCAAAACTCCACGAAAACGAACCAGAGCTGGCATACTTGGGTGGCAAGAAACTCTCAACACTCCTCAACAGTGAACAAACAGGAACGCAGCTTGCACTTGCAAAGCACGGAAGACCATCGATAACCGTAAACTTCCCGAAAATTGACGAGTACCACCTTGGACAGTTCATCATGTACTACGAACTCGCAACTGCTATCGCTGGACATCTGCTAAATATAAACCCATATGACCAGCCGGGTGTCGAGCTTGGAAAGAAGATAACATACGCACTCATGGGAAGAGGCGGATTTGAGGAATACAATTACCAAGATTCTGCACAGAGAAAGGTTGAAGTAGAATGA
- a CDS encoding DUF1292 domain-containing protein gives MFDHEHKHHHHDDHECDCGHEHDHDHEHHDHIDAFTLMDEEGNEHHFVLLGEVENKGKTYWVCEEIFVENEEISEFGDTYLFVKSEDDEGNVFLDSVQNEEEFNDVVKIWEDMMGDEDFFIDTDEEDEEEE, from the coding sequence ATGTTTGATCACGAACACAAACACCATCATCACGATGATCACGAATGTGATTGCGGTCACGAACACGACCACGATCATGAACACCATGACCACATCGACGCATTCACGCTTATGGACGAGGAAGGAAACGAACACCACTTCGTACTGCTTGGCGAAGTCGAAAACAAAGGAAAAACTTACTGGGTATGTGAAGAAATCTTCGTAGAGAATGAAGAAATCTCTGAATTTGGAGATACATACTTGTTCGTCAAGTCAGAAGACGACGAGGGAAACGTTTTCCTTGACTCCGTGCAAAATGAAGAAGAGTTCAACGATGTCGTAAAGATTTGGGAAGATATGATGGGTGACGAGGATTTCTTCATCGATACAGACGAAGAAGATGAAGAGGAAGAATAA
- a CDS encoding CBS domain-containing protein — translation MKAVRWVNTLFPKVKNSQTISEALHEMRRFSCDYCIVLDEDGKFDGLLHKSVVKEVEMDEKVAPYVVFPDFYIVEDSTIEEAAMMLIENKETILPVVNSNSEVIGVLSIQEVLEAMTEIAAMDEHGIRINLTLQDKPGELKRVIDVLANNKINILSILTLKDGESRQVSIKVDSKDAESVAGILEVYEIPYESIVEEEGFF, via the coding sequence ATGAAAGCAGTAAGGTGGGTAAATACTCTATTTCCAAAGGTGAAGAATTCGCAGACAATTTCAGAGGCACTACACGAGATGCGAAGATTTTCTTGCGATTACTGTATCGTCCTCGATGAGGATGGCAAATTCGACGGTTTGCTCCACAAATCGGTCGTCAAAGAAGTCGAGATGGATGAAAAAGTTGCTCCATATGTTGTTTTCCCTGACTTCTACATCGTTGAAGATTCAACAATCGAAGAAGCGGCAATGATGCTCATCGAAAACAAGGAAACGATACTCCCAGTTGTGAATTCCAACAGCGAAGTCATCGGCGTGCTCTCAATCCAGGAAGTTCTCGAAGCGATGACTGAAATCGCCGCAATGGACGAGCATGGGATAAGGATCAATCTCACTTTACAAGACAAGCCCGGAGAGCTCAAGAGAGTCATAGACGTACTCGCTAACAACAAAATCAACATACTATCAATACTCACTCTCAAAGATGGTGAAAGCAGGCAGGTCTCAATCAAAGTTGACAGCAAGGACGCAGAGAGTGTTGCAGGTATTCTCGAAGTTTACGAAATCCCGTACGAATCCATAGTGGAGGAAGAAGGTTTCTTTTAA
- a CDS encoding adenine phosphoribosyltransferase, with product MDLKAFIRDIPDFPQKGVIFRDITPLLKDSTAFKHAIDTIVEEAKKYEFDVIVCPEARGFMIGAPLAYILNNGFVPVRKPGKLPYKTISDTYELEYGKAELHIHEDAIKPGQKVLIVDDVLATGGTALALKRLVEKVGGQVVASAFLIELTYLNPRDLLKDLPIIAPIKY from the coding sequence GTGGACCTAAAGGCATTTATAAGAGACATTCCAGACTTCCCACAAAAAGGAGTTATATTCAGAGATATAACCCCTCTTCTCAAAGACTCAACAGCTTTTAAACACGCTATCGATACGATTGTTGAAGAAGCAAAGAAATACGAGTTCGACGTTATTGTCTGTCCAGAAGCAAGAGGATTCATGATAGGCGCTCCACTTGCATATATTCTAAACAATGGATTTGTTCCTGTGAGAAAACCTGGAAAACTCCCATACAAAACGATAAGCGATACATACGAACTCGAGTACGGGAAAGCGGAACTCCATATACACGAAGATGCTATAAAACCCGGGCAAAAAGTACTAATCGTCGACGATGTTCTTGCAACTGGCGGTACTGCTTTGGCACTTAAGAGATTGGTCGAAAAAGTTGGAGGTCAAGTCGTTGCAAGTGCGTTTTTAATTGAGCTCACATACCTTAATCCAAGGGATTTGCTTAAGGATCTTCCAATAATTGCACCTATCAAGTATTAA
- a CDS encoding AAA family ATPase, whose amino-acid sequence MTVNEAKYLSKKIMEAGEIPLLIGHFGVGKTDIARDIAKETNRKLIILVLSQMEPGDLIGLPARDENKTKFLAPDWWPEDGNTIILLDEINRAHRSIRNAIMQLLVDKRIHNHVLPEGTWIMASMNPPDENYDQVELITDPAFLSRFFILEVHPDPQEWISWSRQVNVAEEVISFISKYPEFLSVREGVSLKTSIKPSPRSWYKLSRVLSLMNEQEKKEYSYILASGIVGPEAAKVFVDQSISGSMYSPSEILLKGHIPQELDIHEANGILIRLVDFITTVDDKELESLKNNVETIVENLFKLSKVVPRDSFEAFIRMLVNLSNTPGLKGELSDTIMRKLISYSE is encoded by the coding sequence GTGACAGTCAACGAAGCAAAGTACTTATCAAAAAAGATAATGGAAGCCGGAGAAATTCCTCTTCTCATCGGCCATTTTGGTGTTGGGAAGACCGACATTGCAAGAGACATCGCAAAAGAGACAAACAGGAAGCTTATCATACTCGTTCTGTCCCAGATGGAGCCCGGAGATTTGATAGGTCTGCCTGCAAGAGATGAGAACAAGACAAAATTCTTGGCACCAGATTGGTGGCCCGAGGATGGGAATACTATAATACTGCTTGACGAGATAAACCGAGCTCACAGAAGCATCAGAAATGCTATAATGCAGCTGCTTGTCGATAAAAGGATACACAACCACGTACTTCCGGAAGGTACGTGGATAATGGCTTCCATGAACCCGCCAGATGAAAATTACGACCAGGTGGAGCTAATAACCGATCCGGCTTTTCTGAGCAGGTTCTTTATATTGGAAGTCCACCCGGACCCACAAGAGTGGATAAGTTGGTCAAGGCAGGTAAACGTTGCAGAGGAAGTCATTAGTTTTATCTCCAAATATCCAGAATTTTTGTCCGTTCGCGAAGGCGTCTCTTTGAAAACCTCCATAAAGCCGAGCCCGAGAAGCTGGTATAAACTGAGCCGGGTGCTTTCACTTATGAACGAACAGGAAAAGAAAGAATATTCTTACATCCTTGCCAGCGGGATAGTTGGACCTGAGGCAGCAAAGGTATTCGTAGATCAGAGCATATCAGGTTCCATGTACAGCCCGTCTGAGATACTCTTAAAAGGTCACATACCTCAGGAGCTTGATATACACGAAGCTAATGGAATTTTGATAAGGCTCGTCGATTTCATAACAACGGTAGATGACAAAGAACTCGAAAGTCTCAAGAACAATGTCGAAACGATCGTTGAAAATCTGTTCAAACTTTCAAAAGTTGTGCCGAGAGATTCGTTCGAAGCCTTCATCAGGATGCTTGTCAATTTGTCGAATACACCCGGTTTAAAGGGCGAACTTTCTGACACGATTATGAGAAAACTCATCTCTTATTCGGAATAA
- a CDS encoding SMC-Scp complex subunit ScpB, which produces MSQLQDDLKRYVSLVEAIIFASRGISKTLLIELTELPEEKLDEVLKYLQERYSGEEYGVELKQIEDYYRFYTKPQFSDFVSKVAKRRNLGSLSPSQLEIAVFLAVRRQATKLEIDSMRGKDSSNLIKQLLVAGVIKRRKLGRTFVYSLTDTFKDESMIEELVRQAGGASFESIGKDLFETPEPSESQEKIPQDSNQDAATKEEIAPFEVIPEDIELPPEE; this is translated from the coding sequence ATGTCGCAACTGCAAGATGATTTGAAAAGATATGTTTCTCTTGTTGAAGCCATTATATTCGCTTCCCGAGGTATATCGAAAACATTGCTTATTGAACTTACCGAACTGCCTGAAGAAAAACTTGATGAGGTTTTGAAATATCTTCAAGAAAGGTATTCCGGCGAAGAGTACGGAGTTGAGTTGAAACAAATAGAGGATTACTATAGATTCTACACAAAACCGCAGTTTTCCGATTTTGTTTCTAAGGTTGCCAAGCGAAGAAATCTCGGAAGTTTGTCTCCATCTCAATTGGAAATTGCGGTATTTCTTGCTGTTCGAAGGCAGGCAACTAAGCTCGAGATAGACAGCATGCGCGGTAAGGATTCGTCCAATTTAATCAAGCAGCTGCTAGTAGCTGGGGTTATTAAGAGGCGAAAACTGGGAAGGACATTTGTGTACAGCCTCACCGATACGTTTAAAGATGAAAGCATGATAGAAGAATTAGTAAGACAAGCCGGTGGAGCTTCGTTTGAAAGCATTGGCAAGGATTTATTTGAAACGCCCGAGCCATCAGAATCTCAAGAAAAAATCCCGCAAGACAGCAATCAAGATGCTGCTACAAAGGAAGAAATCGCCCCATTCGAAGTCATTCCTGAAGATATCGAACTTCCACCTGAAGAATGA
- a CDS encoding PadR family transcriptional regulator, with protein MRRRCGCSGHGMHGPHRCEEMGFSMGDFLTAVVLNELSKGDMHGYELYERVSNLEYYPFKHDQSVLYSLLRKLSNHGLVEYRIEEGSGAPRKVYSITETGKEYLKELRIYIQKLKESFEAFLMS; from the coding sequence ATGAGGCGAAGATGCGGCTGTTCAGGACACGGAATGCATGGACCGCATAGATGCGAAGAGATGGGCTTTTCCATGGGAGATTTCTTAACAGCGGTTGTCTTAAATGAGCTTTCAAAAGGAGATATGCACGGATATGAGCTGTATGAAAGAGTTTCGAATTTGGAGTACTACCCATTCAAACACGATCAGAGCGTTCTCTACAGCCTTCTAAGAAAACTAAGTAACCACGGGCTTGTTGAGTATAGAATAGAAGAAGGTAGCGGAGCACCAAGAAAGGTTTACAGCATTACCGAAACTGGAAAAGAATACCTCAAAGAACTCAGAATCTATATTCAGAAACTCAAAGAATCATTTGAAGCGTTCTTGATGAGCTAA
- the glnA gene encoding type I glutamate--ammonia ligase, with product MSASHVLKLIEQEGINFIDLKVVDLWGRWRHVTLAKTNFSEKTFTEGVGFDASNLGYAEVFSSDMVIIPDPETAMIEEYDSEKVLSMICDVYEVENMTPCSHDPRTILKKTLESIKDIADEVYLGPEYEFHIFEDVRYDVKSNRVMFEIDSAEGFWKSSETGEYFIGRKKGYHRIPPFDKFMEVRNAIVKKLLEYGVPVKYHHHEVGTCQVEIELPLVEALKAADYTMIVKHVARLVAKQYGYIVTFMPKPMYDEAGNGMHVHQFLKKNGKNIFNGDKLYNLSQEALYYVGGILKNAPALMAFTNPSTNSYRRLVPGFEAPTNAVFALANRTSAIRIPAYVKDPEKRRIEFRTIDATCNPYLGYAAMILAGVDGIRRKIDPTAEGFGPFEGDMYEKELKPLPKSLEESCKALAENNQFLTTFPKELITHWINAKLVEERQVNAIPHPKEYDLYFDV from the coding sequence ATGAGCGCTTCTCATGTTTTGAAGCTTATCGAACAGGAAGGAATTAATTTTATCGACCTAAAAGTAGTTGACCTCTGGGGTAGATGGAGGCACGTAACATTAGCCAAGACAAACTTTTCCGAAAAGACTTTTACTGAAGGTGTAGGATTTGACGCGTCGAATCTTGGATATGCAGAAGTTTTCAGCAGCGATATGGTGATAATCCCAGATCCAGAAACAGCAATGATAGAAGAGTACGATAGCGAGAAAGTCCTCTCGATGATATGCGATGTCTACGAAGTAGAGAACATGACACCGTGCTCGCACGACCCGAGGACAATACTTAAAAAGACTCTCGAATCGATAAAAGACATAGCTGATGAAGTTTACCTCGGACCAGAGTACGAATTTCATATATTCGAAGACGTAAGATATGATGTAAAATCAAACAGAGTCATGTTCGAAATAGACAGTGCAGAAGGGTTTTGGAAATCGAGCGAGACAGGGGAGTATTTCATAGGCAGGAAGAAAGGATACCACAGAATCCCGCCATTTGACAAATTCATGGAAGTAAGAAACGCGATAGTCAAGAAACTTCTGGAATACGGCGTTCCGGTAAAATACCACCACCACGAGGTTGGCACATGCCAAGTTGAAATAGAACTTCCACTCGTTGAAGCTCTAAAAGCAGCGGACTACACAATGATAGTCAAGCACGTTGCAAGGCTTGTGGCAAAACAATACGGCTACATCGTAACATTCATGCCAAAACCGATGTACGATGAAGCAGGAAACGGAATGCACGTACATCAATTCTTAAAGAAGAATGGTAAAAACATCTTCAATGGCGACAAACTTTACAACCTTTCACAAGAAGCGCTCTACTACGTTGGTGGCATTTTGAAGAATGCACCAGCTCTCATGGCATTCACCAATCCGTCTACAAACTCATACAGACGTCTTGTCCCAGGATTTGAAGCGCCGACAAACGCAGTATTCGCACTTGCCAACAGAACATCGGCGATTAGAATACCTGCATACGTGAAAGACCCAGAAAAGCGCAGAATTGAATTCAGAACAATAGACGCCACATGCAACCCATACCTTGGATATGCAGCCATGATACTTGCTGGCGTGGATGGAATAAGAAGAAAAATAGACCCAACCGCTGAAGGCTTTGGCCCATTTGAAGGAGACATGTACGAAAAAGAACTCAAACCACTTCCAAAATCGCTCGAAGAAAGCTGTAAAGCATTAGCTGAAAACAATCAATTCCTAACAACATTCCCGAAAGAACTAATAACCCACTGGATAAATGCAAAACTTGTGGAAGAAAGACAAGTAAACGCAATACCTCATCCAAAAGAATACGACCTATACTTCGACGTTTAA
- the coaE gene encoding dephospho-CoA kinase (Dephospho-CoA kinase (CoaE) performs the final step in coenzyme A biosynthesis.) has product MTICVTGKIATGKSTVSKFFVGKGFEYINVDELGHKAFEINKEVIKKTFGTDDRKEVGKIVFASEEKLRQLEQIVHPTMLKLLDKRLEELKGKDIVIEAAIKRRLGIKNCDLTITVVASPETIRERLSGRYDEKTIEEILKRQEDIVEEGIVVENNSKIEELQERLEKIYEKYVNK; this is encoded by the coding sequence ATGACCATCTGTGTCACGGGGAAGATAGCCACTGGAAAAAGCACTGTCTCAAAGTTTTTTGTTGGTAAAGGGTTTGAGTACATAAACGTAGATGAACTGGGTCATAAGGCATTTGAGATAAACAAAGAAGTAATCAAGAAAACGTTCGGAACTGACGACAGAAAAGAAGTAGGAAAGATAGTCTTTGCATCAGAAGAGAAATTAAGACAGCTCGAGCAGATAGTACACCCTACAATGTTGAAACTATTAGACAAAAGGCTCGAAGAGCTGAAAGGGAAAGACATAGTCATAGAAGCAGCGATAAAAAGAAGGCTTGGGATTAAGAATTGCGATTTGACGATAACAGTTGTTGCAAGTCCTGAAACGATAAGAGAACGTCTAAGCGGACGGTACGACGAAAAGACAATTGAAGAGATACTGAAAAGGCAGGAAGATATTGTTGAAGAGGGAATAGTGGTTGAAAATAACAGTAAGATTGAAGAACTGCAGGAAAGATTAGAGAAGATATACGAAAAATATGTGAATAAATAA
- a CDS encoding NifB/NifX family molybdenum-iron cluster-binding protein, with amino-acid sequence MRFAIPTNDSKMVADHFGRAEYFTIVEIKDGKEFERKLVENLHAKGHHGHHGHHGHEETHETSCCNGHGNGHGNGNHHHGHDDVFESTGQIDAVVAVRMGQHMYEELVERKIDIYLVEPGTSIDTIVSKMISGELKKIEPRK; translated from the coding sequence ATGAGATTTGCGATACCCACAAACGATAGTAAGATGGTTGCAGATCACTTTGGAAGAGCTGAGTATTTCACGATAGTGGAAATCAAAGACGGAAAAGAGTTTGAAAGGAAACTTGTTGAAAATCTCCATGCAAAAGGTCACCACGGACATCATGGACATCACGGACACGAAGAAACCCACGAAACCAGCTGCTGCAACGGACATGGAAACGGACACGGAAATGGAAACCATCATCACGGACATGACGACGTATTCGAATCGACAGGACAGATAGACGCAGTCGTAGCAGTCAGGATGGGACAGCACATGTATGAAGAGCTCGTTGAAAGAAAAATAGACATCTACCTTGTAGAGCCCGGAACATCAATCGACACGATTGTCTCAAAAATGATTTCTGGAGAATTGAAAAAGATAGAGCCGAGGAAATAA
- a CDS encoding glucose-1-phosphate thymidylyltransferase, producing MKAIILCAGKGTRLRPLTYTTAKHLIPVANKPVILYTIEKIKSVGIHEIGMIVSPENINDFQETLGDGSKYGVKLSYILQPEPKGLAHAVLMAKDFLGDEDFMMYLGDNLIMDDIRPFVKEFEEKKELSALIMLSPVQDPTRFGIAVMEGSKIVKTVEKPKEPPSNLAIIGLYLFRKDIFEGIANIKPSWRNELEITDAIDWLIQNKETVEGHIIYGWWKDTGKPEDLIEANHKILDDVIEEFKIEGTVEATSVLQGRVSIGKNTEVVNSVIRGPVIIGDNCTISNAYIGPYTSIGNNTLIENCEIENSILMDEVKISNFSYRIDSSLIGKKVEIIENDGKPKGVQIIVGDLGKVVVSR from the coding sequence GTGAAGGCAATTATTCTGTGCGCAGGTAAAGGAACAAGGTTGAGACCACTTACTTACACAACAGCTAAACACCTTATTCCAGTTGCAAATAAACCAGTTATACTCTACACAATCGAGAAGATAAAGAGCGTGGGTATACATGAGATAGGCATGATAGTAAGCCCAGAAAATATCAACGATTTCCAAGAAACGCTTGGCGATGGTTCTAAGTATGGCGTAAAGCTTTCATATATCCTTCAGCCAGAGCCAAAAGGGCTTGCTCATGCCGTTCTGATGGCAAAGGATTTCCTCGGCGATGAAGATTTCATGATGTATCTTGGCGACAACCTCATCATGGATGATATACGACCTTTTGTCAAAGAATTCGAAGAGAAGAAGGAACTCAGCGCTCTGATTATGTTATCGCCAGTTCAGGACCCAACAAGGTTCGGTATCGCTGTCATGGAAGGAAGCAAGATTGTTAAAACCGTTGAGAAGCCAAAAGAGCCACCTTCAAATCTTGCGATAATCGGTTTGTATCTGTTCAGAAAGGATATATTCGAGGGAATTGCGAATATAAAGCCATCGTGGAGGAATGAGCTGGAAATTACAGACGCTATAGACTGGTTGATTCAGAACAAGGAGACAGTAGAGGGCCATATCATCTACGGTTGGTGGAAGGATACAGGAAAACCTGAGGATTTGATTGAAGCAAATCACAAGATCCTCGACGATGTAATTGAAGAGTTTAAGATAGAAGGTACTGTGGAAGCAACATCGGTACTGCAGGGAAGAGTGAGCATTGGAAAGAACACTGAGGTAGTGAACAGTGTAATTAGAGGACCTGTGATTATCGGTGATAACTGCACGATTTCAAATGCGTACATTGGACCTTATACTTCAATCGGTAATAACACACTTATTGAGAATTGTGAGATAGAGAATTCTATCCTAATGGACGAAGTGAAGATATCGAATTTCTCGTACAGGATTGATTCTTCGTTGATAGGTAAGAAAGTCGAAATCATTGAAAACGATGGAAAACCAAAAGGAGTACAGATAATAGTCGGAGATTTAGGTAAGGTTGTTGTGTCCCGCTGA
- a CDS encoding inorganic phosphate transporter, translated as MNFTVFLLLLPSVVVSVIIGANDAGSLLGPTIANGIFKMRKALYFSIIFILLGSLIEGMPNLKVASNLVKVDTAGALIINISSAAVALFFLRANLPISMTQAIVGASVGVGFLLKEVNTEVLLFIALGWFATPVASFAIAYLFFKIFALIFRGIKNLGVRELVLRTFLWSFTLYGAFSFGANNAGKITGLLLSQGVNPYLLLLVGGLSLVVGVYFFGKRSINTIGRELVALDDFSAMVSISASAVTLWLFSAIGLPISASHSIVGSIVGVGYARGTRIRNERIFNRVLFSWLQAPLYSGIFSALLFSIFKLLW; from the coding sequence ATGAACTTTACGGTATTTTTGCTGCTTTTACCATCTGTTGTCGTTTCTGTAATTATTGGCGCCAACGATGCCGGAAGTCTCCTCGGTCCAACGATAGCAAACGGCATCTTTAAAATGAGAAAAGCCCTTTATTTTTCTATAATTTTCATCCTTTTGGGCTCTTTGATTGAAGGTATGCCAAATTTGAAAGTTGCATCAAACCTCGTCAAGGTAGATACAGCCGGAGCGCTTATAATAAACATCTCCTCAGCAGCGGTTGCCTTATTTTTCTTGCGAGCTAATTTGCCTATTTCAATGACGCAGGCAATTGTAGGAGCAAGTGTTGGAGTAGGGTTCTTATTGAAAGAAGTAAATACAGAAGTGCTTTTGTTCATAGCCTTGGGCTGGTTCGCCACACCTGTTGCTTCGTTTGCAATCGCATATTTGTTCTTTAAAATCTTTGCGTTAATTTTTAGAGGCATTAAAAACTTAGGCGTCAGAGAATTGGTGTTGAGAACTTTCTTATGGTCTTTCACACTCTACGGTGCATTTTCTTTCGGAGCCAATAATGCCGGAAAAATCACAGGACTTCTACTTTCCCAGGGTGTTAATCCGTATTTGCTGTTATTAGTCGGTGGATTATCCCTCGTTGTTGGAGTTTATTTTTTCGGAAAACGCAGTATTAATACAATTGGAAGAGAGCTTGTTGCGCTTGATGACTTTTCAGCGATGGTAAGTATCAGTGCATCCGCCGTAACTTTGTGGTTATTCTCCGCTATTGGTTTGCCAATATCGGCTTCGCATTCAATAGTCGGAAGCATAGTCGGCGTAGGGTATGCCAGAGGTACGAGGATTCGCAACGAAAGGATATTTAACAGAGTACTATTCTCTTGGTTGCAGGCCCCACTGTACAGCGGTATATTTTCCGCATTACTATTTTCAATATTTAAACTTTTGTGGTAA
- a CDS encoding segregation and condensation protein A — MELHFKLEQFEGPLDLLLYLVQKKKIDIRQLSISQLADEFLYYVNQMEEFNLNITSEFIATAAYLLELKSKSLLPMSEKEKKEYEYKRELLIRRIEEYARLKELTEHIANSSNPDQYPVKIPYVFPKVDEKKLVKIVKAAIQEVEVKQKVYVIKKENYSLERIMAEIEEIYDNVSLYEILRNSNSRYEIIVKFLAVLELIRFERYTIDDDMVLRRVVKEDVATAR, encoded by the coding sequence ATGGAGCTGCATTTTAAGTTAGAGCAATTTGAAGGTCCCTTAGATCTGCTCCTTTATTTAGTTCAAAAAAAGAAAATAGACATCCGTCAGCTGTCCATTTCTCAGCTGGCGGATGAGTTTTTGTACTATGTTAACCAGATGGAAGAATTTAATTTGAATATAACTTCGGAGTTCATAGCGACCGCTGCGTATCTTTTGGAACTGAAATCGAAAAGCTTGCTTCCGATGAGCGAAAAGGAAAAGAAAGAGTACGAATACAAAAGGGAATTGTTGATACGCAGAATTGAGGAATACGCGAGGTTGAAAGAGTTAACGGAACACATTGCAAACAGCAGCAATCCCGATCAGTATCCCGTAAAGATTCCATACGTTTTCCCGAAGGTCGACGAAAAGAAGTTAGTTAAGATCGTTAAAGCGGCTATTCAAGAAGTCGAAGTTAAGCAGAAGGTTTATGTTATTAAAAAAGAGAACTATTCTCTCGAGAGGATAATGGCTGAGATAGAAGAAATATATGACAATGTAAGCCTGTACGAGATTTTGAGAAATAGCAATTCAAGGTATGAAATCATCGTTAAGTTCTTAGCTGTGCTCGAGTTGATAAGGTTTGAAAGGTATACAATTGACGACGACATGGTCTTAAGAAGAGTGGTGAAAGAAGATGTCGCAACTGCAAGATGA